The Actinomadura graeca nucleotide sequence TTCTCCTGACTTATCGGGTCGGGCCGCCGATTCCCGTCCCCACTCCGGCCCCGTCCGCAGCTCAGGCCCTGCGCGCGACTCCCGCCCCGAATCCGGCTCGGCCTTCGGCGCCGCGCTCCCGTCCGGTACCGCTGTCAGTCCCGGCTCCCTGCCCGCGGGACGGGAGAGCCGCGCCGCCCGCGCGAGGATCAGCGTCCCGAGGACGAGCTTGCGGGTCCTGCGCAACCCCGGCGGACGCGGAAAGCGGATGCGGCGGGCCGATGGCGCCTCGTCCTCCGGCGCCCGCGCGGGCTGCGGGACGGTGTGCGGCCGCGGCGAGACGAGCCGCGTCGGACGGCTGCGGCCCCGCAGCGTCACCGTCCTGCCGACGTCCCACTCGTCCGCTTCGCCCAGGTGTGCCAGGTCCAGGACGGAGGCCGCGGCGAGGACCCGTCCCGGCGAGAGCTTCGCCAGGTCGCTCAGCCGGGCCGCCTCGTTGACCGGGTCGCCGATCACCGTGTACTCGAAGCGCTGCTCGGCGCCGATGTAACCGGCGACGACCGGGCCCGCGGAGACGCCGATGCCCGCGTCCAGGGTCGGCACCCCCTCACGCAGCCGGGCCGCCAGCTCGCGCGCCGCGCCGAGCGCGCCGCCCGCCGGGTCCGGCACCTCCGCGGGCGCCCCGAAGATCGCGAGCGCCGCGTCCCCCTCGAACTTGTTGATCCAGCCGCCGTGCTTGGCCACGACGGTCACCACCACGCCGAAGAACCGGTTGAGCAGCCCCACCACCGCGTCCGGGCTGCGCGTCTCGGCCAGTCTCGACGAGCCGGTCAGGTCGACGAACAGCACCGCGACCTCGCGCGTCTCCCCGCCGAGCGTGATGTCGTGCTCCAGCGCGAGGCCGGCGACCTCCTCGCCGACGTGCCGTCCGAACAGATCCCGCAGCCGCTCGTGGTCCCGCAGCCCGGCGACCATGTGGTTGAACCCGGCCTGGAGCTGCCCCACCTCGCTCGCGTCGTACACCGAGACCTCGGCCTCCAGGTCGCCGCGCTCGACCTGCGCCATGCCCGTCCGCACCGACTTGATCGGATCAGCGATCGCCCGTGTCGCCATATAGGTGACATAGACACCTGCCACCAATGCGGCGCCGCCCAGGCCCAGGATCGTGATCGCGAGCTGCGTGGTGCCGATGTCCGGCGCGGCGAGCGCCGCGACCGCCACGCAGATCAGCCCGAAC carries:
- a CDS encoding adenylate/guanylate cyclase domain-containing protein, with amino-acid sequence MPRTRLEVRVRWVLMVVVGVANLVGALVVLLFATFVVPDPPLDDRDHVHLVNAVVFFSYPLVAGPVALSMGLWLWRPVVSLVRDGGVPDRRQGLAVLLGPLRLTMLVGGLWGFGAIGWAVLDYVLFTGRLAVKTGLTCLLGAATTCTIIYLLSERLLRPAAALVLAAEGPRRFRLPGVTTRVMLAWALGTAIPVFGLICVAVAALAAPDIGTTQLAITILGLGGAALVAGVYVTYMATRAIADPIKSVRTGMAQVERGDLEAEVSVYDASEVGQLQAGFNHMVAGLRDHERLRDLFGRHVGEEVAGLALEHDITLGGETREVAVLFVDLTGSSRLAETRSPDAVVGLLNRFFGVVVTVVAKHGGWINKFEGDAALAIFGAPAEVPDPAGGALGAARELAARLREGVPTLDAGIGVSAGPVVAGYIGAEQRFEYTVIGDPVNEAARLSDLAKLSPGRVLAAASVLDLAHLGEADEWDVGRTVTLRGRSRPTRLVSPRPHTVPQPARAPEDEAPSARRIRFPRPPGLRRTRKLVLGTLILARAARLSRPAGREPGLTAVPDGSAAPKAEPDSGRESRAGPELRTGPEWGRESAARPDKSGETE